The region TCTCAGCTGGACTCGGTCCAGACTGCACCCTTTCTGAAACATTAAAGTATAGCCTGCAGACACACCGGCAAAGGCAGCCCTTAACAAAGAGGGGACCTTCGCACTTTAGAGGAAGGACCCATGCGAACCTGGAACACCCAAAATGACATTTTGGGGGAAATAATTTGACTTGAATTAAATTATTAAGTAATATGAAATCATTATTTAATGTAATCAAATTAAGCCTCTATGTTGGATGGGTTCAGTCTCCTGGGTATGTGTCATTTGGTGATTCTTCTCTCAATCACTTATTCATACATTTAGCTACCATCTGAGTGCCTACTCCATCCTACCCTAGAAGGCAATGTAGCCAAACCGAAATAACTCTTTCTATTCACAAGGATATTGGTGTctatttgaaggcacagacatgAGAAAACGAGGTGAAATGAAATCCTAGAGGaatgacaatatattttttactttcaacTTCCAGATGGCTCATCCAGCCCCTACTCGAAGCACACCCTGAAGAATCAGGTGAATCCCTGAGGTACCAGTTCTGTATTTTTTGTGCCTCGGGCCCAGGAGTTCCCAGTTGCCCACATAATCTCACATTTCAACACCctatagcagtgattttcaagcagtgtgctgcaagaatttttaaaacatgcaatagctgactatttagtcaggggcactgacctcctttcccttcgaTTGTCAAATGAAACAAAGACAATAGCCAACACAGCAGTAGGCGTCCGGTGTGAACGaatgaaaattatacctattttttgtcagatgggcaaaaaatacattttttggtgtgccgcagaactttagtaattagttaatGTGTGCCATGAgctggaaaaggttgaaaatcactgctgtgtGGGACGGTTTTCTCCACAGTGGCAAGCATACATGCCGAGGAGTCAAAACTCTACCAATCAGGGCACACTTTGGGACTTTTTttctgcctgccctccccagaAACTCCATATTCTTAGTATTCTCAGAGTTCTTAACAAATGACGCAACACTGTTTACAATTATGGTTTGCACAGTACCATTCAGTGTTGACGGTCTGGTCAAAGGCTGTGCTCTTAGGGCTTCTGTTTCCATGGCtttatacataaaatttcaaCTTGACCCTTTTAACACGTCACTTCATTTAGTTTCTCTATAATTAAATTCCAGCTGTAGTCATGATAGCATTTTAATGATAAATTGATGAAGTCACTTGGTTATATCATTCTATCCATACAACGATGACTGGAGCAGCAGGGATGCACACAAGGCTGAGAGGGAATCATGGGATGGTGTAGGTTTCATGGAAAGAAATGctgtctctctcacttttttttttttggctcagcaTGAGCCTGGGGAGATGCAAGCCTACCTTTTGCTGTTAGCAGCAACCTTGCCACCAAACACTGCCCAATAgcaaaaataacttgaaaaagaagagatctGAGTTCTAATGTCCGTTTGAGCACCTGCATCAACACCTACCTCAGGCCGCTCTTCACCTGGCCTTGCAGGTCCACGAGCCTAAAATTCTCATCTTTGTTCAAGCCTATGAGTTAGGTTGAATGTGACGTGTGAACAAGATACCACATTGATGCACGCTCACAAAAAGAATGAGATGGGAAGGAAGCTGCAGACAAGATAAATAGAAGCCACTCTGTGTTTATTTGGTATTCAATAACTTTCTTTCCCAGAGAGAAAATACACTGTTCGAGGTATCCCATTTTAATAACCTCCTTGCTTCTAGCTTTACATCCTGAATTTCTATGCCCGTTTATCGAGGTTCGATACTGTCACATACTGTGGTTAAGATTTTTCCCTGAGATCATCAAGGCTGTGTCACAGAACATCTTGCCCTTCAGGAGAAAACAGGAAACTAGAAGTCTTTTGGGGGTGGAAGAGGTGGACAACTTCAGTAAAATTCCTGAGAAAAAAAAGTGCAGAGTCAACCATGCCACTGATTAATATTTCCCCGGCTGTGACTATTACCCCTTCAACATCTCCAGAGACTCTAGAAGGGAAAGTCATTGTACTGAATACAAGGACACTTGATCGCAGTGCTGTGTGTCCTTGGCTTCCGGTAACTACCAGCGCCATCCTGGTGCCTCGGTTTCCAGTAGAATGCAGAGCTAGTGACATTAAAGAAACCTTCCCCCGCAGTGGCAGACAGGATGGAGAGGAACCCAGATGCAGATGATGAGGGAAAAGCGGTTATCACAGTATGTGCTTAGTTAGGatcacactgttttgttttgttttttcaaaatacttCGAAATCAAAACAGCCTGTGCTCCTCCAGGAGTGGGACTGGGCAGAGACTTACTGGATTATCACCTCAAATCCCAGCTCAATCGAGTCACCAAAGCTTAAGGCAAATGCACATCAGCACAGTCTCCCAGGCCTGCTACACTGAGAGTCACTGCGAAGGGAACGTCACTTCCAGCCGCCCCTCCCGAGTCGCAGGGACTCACATCCAGGGCAGGAGCCAGCTGGCCTGGAGAGGTCATTCCTCCCCGACATCACGTCACCACTCCTCCACCTACCCATCCCCTTCAAAGGGCACAGTGGCGTGATTGTGCTCCCTACTATGGacttcttttttgaaaaacaaacaagcagaagtTTCCCTGATCCGACCCATATTCAGCAGTGAAAGGAGGCAGTGGGGTCCCGGagtagagagagtgggagaggaagcTGGGTGCCAGGCACGTGTGCCCCGGGCCGACGTGCTGGCGGGAGAGTGTGCCAGCCTCTGAGGGAGGAAAGGTGAGAGGGAGGGTAATGTCCGTGGGCTGTGGCACTTCTGAAGACACCAGTCCATGGGCACAGGGTTCCCGATTCTCCTTCTTAGgttttcttgaggtaggcctgacAGGCTTTCGCCATGTCTTTCAAGAAGTTAGGAACTccattctgcaaagcaaaggagAGGGTCACTTCTTTGTCTTTGTGGCAGTCACTTCCGATGCTCTCTCTGGGATGAAACTAAGGTAAACAGAGAGGACTCTGGGAAGGATAAAAAGCAACAGGGCCTCGGACTGGACTTCAACCGAATGCCGCCACAGACACTGACACAAGGTACGATCCGGAGCACAGGTGAGACCAGACAAGAGGAGCCACTGTGGCCAGACGTGCCTCATAGTTTGGCTGTTGCTAGTGACAATCTCAGACATTTTGAGATAACACAGGACTTGGGCATGGGCTGAGTTGTTCAATTCTTCCAACGAAATGAAAGGACCTGCTTTACAGAATGACAGAATGGTAAGGATCTGGGGGGCAGAAGGTGGGATATATTATTGTTTAGTTAGTGTGGATCATTGTGCAGGGCTCTCCCCAAACATTGTCTTATTTGCTCCCACTCTGTGAGGTAGGCAACCttcatctccttttttaaaagggaaaaactcCATGGCTTCCATAGATTACAGAATCAGTGTGGGACCAGGGTTCAAATTCACATGGATTTGACCCGAAGCCTATGAGCGTTTTCACTCTCCCAGGGGACCCGTTGAGCCCTCCAGCCAGTAAGCGGGACTTCAATAAAGCAGGCCGAACAGCCCCCTGGAAGCCAGGCTCCTAGGCGGTCTCTAGTGATCTGCGCTGGCGCTGTGGTTCCCTCTCCTTCCAGACCAACAACACAAAACAGTAGCAAACTGGAGGCTTTGCCCAGGCTCGGAGACATCTGGTTGTCTGCGGGGCCGGGCCAGCCTGTCCTGCTGCTCCATAAGCAGATACCAGGTCCAAAGGCACCATTGTTCCTACAAGGAGCAGGCTATTGTCCCGAGGTTCCAGAGAGTGATCCTGGCGGGGTCTCGGGGtcctggcagggaggggctggcattCCGGCTAAGAGAGTCTTTGTCTTTTGTCCCAGCTTCAGCCTGGGTGTCATTAGCAACCCCAGTCCTAGCCGTGGTCACTCAACCAAGCTGCTCCATAAAAGAGCCTCATTAGGCTTGAGACACTGTGTCTCTTCGGCCTGACAGCCCCACGGGCTCAGTCAACATCTGTCAAACAcacctccccctcctgcctcctggggtcTCACCTTGGCAGCCCAGTTAATGAGCCAGGACGGAATTTGGCCACCCGGGTTATCGAAGTAATACATGAAAActagagggggaaagaaaggacaaTTTGGAAGGAGAAAACGTGTTAGGAAGGAACAGTGACAAACCCTGCAAACCTTCCGCCCTCAGGTTCAGACCCAGGAGAAAAGGTGAGAGATAACCTGTAACTCGGCGGACACCTGTCCTCTGCCTTGTCCTCCGCCTTGTCCTCCGGGGCATTTATGTACAAATGCTTTTGGAAACATAGCCGAGGTACATTTTCCTGCTATTTATCAAACACCCGGCAAGTGCTAGACGCTTGGATATAGTATCTCACGACCACATtctgccgtgtataatgcacacttttttgcccaaatttttgagggaaaaaagaaggacgcgcattatacatgggtacaaTGATTATACACCATGAATAATGGGTGTGATCATCCTGTATAGAATGTTCTCGAAACGTGGGTGTacatcatacacagcaaaatacagcatttctctccctctttaacCTGACAATCGTAAGGAGTTGGCAAAATTAAACCCCGGTGTGTAAATGATAACATGGAGACGGAGAAAAGTTCACCCACCTGTCAAGGAGGCAGATCTAACAGGCACCAGAACTATGGTTCAGACTCTGCCTCAGGCCCAAGGCTGCCCTCTTCCCAGTGGGGCAAGTGGCCATATACATGCCCCATGCTCTGCCCCAGCTCTTCTTGTGGTCTGAACTCCAGGTCAGCAGACCCCGAGTCACTCGGTTTTTGCTGGGGGAGGTGTGACTCCCCAAACCAGCTCCTCACCCCGCAGAAGAGCCTGCAGGGCAGGATCGGCCTGCagtcctctctgagccctccgGTTCACTTTGATGTCCTGACTCCATCTGGACCGGAGTCAGTAAAGGATGGAGTGAGTCAGATTTACACATCCACCTCGCCCTCGAGCCAAGTTTCTGGGACACACTGAGTCTCTCCCCAGGTGTTCACCCCTTGTTTGTTTTGCAGACCTGCCCGTCCCCTTCTCTGACCTCAGGGAACAAGCCTCAGGCATTTACGTGCCTCACAATCCGCAAGGCCTTCCCACGGGCGGCTGCGGCCGGTGAGCAGACGTGCACCCCAGCTTTACCTCTGCTCCCCTTCTTGCCATCACTCTCAATCGCCAGGCTCTGCTTGTACCGCTTCACTCGGATCACACCCGGCCTCTCGGCAAACTGTGGCACGGAGACGCTCTGAGCCAGGACCACGTAGATCTTCCGTCCTCCCACGTCCAGCTCTTGCTGCTGCCGGATGTAGACATACTGCAGGGCCAGTCAAGGCATGACATCCACACCAGCATTTCGGACAGGTGGAGGGCGTGCCCACCAGCCAGAAGCGAAGCAGGAGGGGGGATTCTGTTCCTCCCATGTGGCATCTGCTCGCTTGTACTGTTACTTCCCCCACCCGCCCTCTCTCCTTACCTGCACTACAAGATTATGCCTCATACCACCTGGTATATCATTTGAATGCACACATTCCCTGCCTGTGAATCATTTCGTGATACCTTTAATTATGCATGGAAGccactcctcctctccctgagAAGGCACTGGGAGAGAGCAGGGGGTCAATCACCTGTCAGGTGTGGGATCCTGGCTGACGGACTCAagttctctgagactcagtttcccgaTGCAGGAGAAGAGAGTAACACACCCAGCAGGCGGGCTTGGTGGGGGCATTATAGAAAGACTGGAGCAGAATAAGCACTCGGTTAACATTCCACATCGTTCCACCTTGGCCTGACCGCCCCCAGAGCTCTAATGACTGACCTCAGAGGACAGTCAAGCCATGTCACTTACAACCGGTGATGGCAGGAAGACACCGAATACCTGAATACCGAGTGGGCCGATGTGCACGCTGAGTGAACACCAGCTCCCCAGGAATAACAGTCATTTCCTCTCAATAAACACTCGCAGCACAACCACTGTGTCTACAGCACTATTCTAGGGAAGATAATGAAAACCCTAAGAAATGGTAAGTCACCACTTATCAGGCCCTTACCATGTAATAAACATGAGCTTTACCTataacatctatttgttgttgttttttttaagattttatttatttatttatttttagagaggaaggaagggagatagagagagagaaacatccaccgtggcctgcaacccaggcatgtgccctgactgggaatcgaaccttgcgatgctttggttcgcagcccgggctcaatccactgagctgcgccagccagggctataacatGTATTTGGATCCTGACCCACCCCAGGGAGTTCAGTGCATGCATCCCGTCTCACACACGACAGCGTTACATCAGAGAGGCAAAGACTCTGGCCCAAGATCCCACAGCCCAGGTGAAGTGgggaaaactgtacctgaacccAGACCTGGCTTCAAAACCTTAACTAGACTTCCATAGGTGGACAGGGCTCAACACTTTGTCCTTTATACCCTCAAGTGACAGAATTTTAGGTTTAACACCGGGAGCAACCCCTCTAAGCAGAACACAGCTGCGCTGACTGTACAGCAGCCACGATCACAGCCCCATGTCACCTCAGAGTCCCTAGAGCACCCGCAGCCGTCCCACCCCGCACTCGGGCACCCTGCAGGGCGGTCTATGCCCCCCAACCTCTAAGTCATGAGGAGTAAAGTTCTTACATGTTTTAGGAAAGAAATGATGTTGCGCTTGCCTCTGGATCTCCTCTCTCCCGCATACCAGCGCACGCTGTCCCGCTTTCTCCCATGACTTTCCCAGCTCCTGTGATACCACCTGACGTCGCCTGACACTCCACCGAGGAAAACTTAACTTGATGCATCTGTTGATGAAAACTCGGCAGGGGTCTTTGGAAGGTTGGAAGGCCCCGAGTGCCACATATGACCGGAGAACCGCCAGGTCACTGAGGCCCAAGCACATGCAAGGCCTTTTCCAAGGCCACACGGCAAACCAGAGAATGGGCACATGCTCAACCTGGGATCTTTCTCTCCACAGTGAATGTTCTTTATCACGGCACTCTACTCTGTTCTCAAGAATGTAACATCCCTTATTGGAGAGACATATGCACACATAGAAAGACTGAAAAGACCCCACAGGATTGTATGGCATTAGAAAGCCAAGGAAATAACAGTTCAAGGGGCCCCAAGTGTTCACCCCTGGGAATACCTACCCAGCAGTGTCCCTGTGAGGCCAGAGAGGTAGGGTCATGACCTGGCCAAGATTACCACCTCTGGGGACAGCCGGACCTGGTCCCTAGCTTGCCTTTTCCACCCACTAGCTGCATGAGCCTGAGTCAAGTTCTGCacttctctttgcctcagtttccttaactgtgaaatggggataatggtGCCTACCTTGCACCGTTGTTGGCAGGATTAGAGACAACCATATAAAATCTGAGGGAATAAGTAATCCACAATCTGTTCAAATACATGCCATGGGTACACAAACCACCTAGCAGGAACTGCGCCAAGACAAAAACCCTGATGTCGTTTAAAATCtagctgggggccagggcagacTTGCAAGGccagacacagaaacacatacaGACGGCATGCACAAAGCACAGTCACTTGTCCCCTCTCTTTTTAGAGAATCATTATTTTTAGGAGCATAGAGACTTGCAGAGTGTTGGAGCTAGAAAAGACCCCAGCAATCACCTGATTCACTggtttccaaaatttattttttaatccatgaGCCCCTTTGCTAAAAGGGTCTTATGTGGAAATTTAGCGTGTAAACCGCTCAGCTGCCGTGACAGAAGAGAAGGCCTGCCTATCagtcaccctgcccccacaccgcCCACCCAGCACACTTCCATCCCGCTGTCGTGGGCTGGTCCTGCGTGGGCTTCTTAGAACCTTGGAGTGGCAGCTGCAAGTCCCCACAGTTCATCCAATCTCAGCATAAGATAAATAAGGACATTCAGGGGGAGCAATATACACACGGTGTCCGGGGCCCACAGTGCCAGAGGGACCGCTGGCTGCGGTGTCAGTGAAACGTGAGCAGGGGTGAGCGGAATGGTGAGGCCCGAGTTCcagtcccccttctccccctgaTCACCTGGATGGACGCCTCCATCATTTCACTTCTCTGTACACTGCGGGAGCGTGTTAAACGCTCTTCACAAAAAGTTCCTTCCACATCCCCAGTTCTGCGGCCCAACGATTCCGAGCCCTAGAAAACATCTCAGGAAAGTCGGAGCTGCCTTCCCAGGACCTCAGGTATAGACTGTGCATGTGGTCCAGCCCAGGAACCCACCCTGAGGTCCCCATACATTGCACAAGAAGCAGCAGGTTTAGCAGAGGCTTCTGCGAGAATCAAAGACAGTGTTGCTCACACCTGCTGGCCACACCACCATCGGGCGATGGCCACAGGGTACAGCAACACTGAGAAAGCCGAGTTACGGTGCACCCCGAGAAAGGATACGTCCCGGTTGGACATGGGGAAAGGGTACTTCACCTCCCAGTAGACCACGGTCTGGCCGCCGCACTCCTTTTCATAGAGTTCTGAGGAgaacaaaaaaaagttaatgcATTCTGCAAAAACTCAGGCCAGTCCATTACCACTGAAAGCTTGTGGCCTAGGGGCACAGTCTATGAGATATAAAAGCAGAGTCCAAATAAAAGAACCCAACGAGACTTGTCTACGTCAGAGCGAAAACAAGATTCCCAGACAGGATGCATGAAACAGTCAGGCACCCGAACATCAACGGTCAGGATTGCAAATCCGGAGAACCACCAGATGTCACTAGAGTACCAACAGTTTTGCTCTGAAAACCTTTCTTCTGGGTCCTCAGGTTTTATGACAGCTCGCTCAGGCCTGAGTCACCCAGTCACGTGTGGAGCTGGGACAGAAAGGCCCCAGAGAAGGCAGCGTCCCTCCTAAAGTGCGAGAGAGTGGAACGGCCGTGGTTAACCCGACATCTTGTTCCTCTCCTGTGTTTACACTATGCCACAGCTGCAGCCACCACATCCCCTTACTGTTCTACCATGCTGCTGTGTGCAAACAGCAGCCCAGACTTGGAGGAACGCAGCAAAGGCGTTCCATGGCGTGCACGCCCTCTGACCCATGCTGCACTGTGAGCCTCTCCAGGGCCATTTGGAGAAGTGGCCAAGCCAAGGCTGCTGAAGTAACCAGGAGATCCCCTGGAGATGCTGACGGGGAAAACGGATTATTTAATTCAGATTTTGCAAGGACACCTACTAAAGGGCTTGGTGGTCTGTCGGTGCCGCAGAGGCTGCAGACAGCccgagaaaggaagagaaggtaTGGACACCTGCTGCTCTTCTGCGCTCAGCACTGACTCCCCCTTCCTGGACCAGCATCTCaggtctccttcccctccttctcgaCTCTGTGGGCGAAGTGGAGCTGGCTCAGCATTAATCCAGGGCTGGGAAAATGAGCTCTAAGAAGACATGGCCATGGGGATTAGTTCAGGGGTGGTGCCTCTGGCCGGGGTCTTCACTGGTCCCTTG is a window of Phyllostomus discolor isolate MPI-MPIP mPhyDis1 chromosome 8, mPhyDis1.pri.v3, whole genome shotgun sequence DNA encoding:
- the LOC114503258 gene encoding phosphatidylcholine transfer protein isoform X2 — encoded protein: MDPATAGGFSQEQFREACAELQQPALAGADWQLLVETSGISIYRLLDQTGLYEYKVFGVLEDCPPAVITDVYMDLDYRKQWDQYVKELYEKECGGQTVVYWEVKYPFPMSNRDYVYIRQQQELDVGGRKIYVVLAQSVSVPQFAERPGVIRVKRYKQSLAIESDGKKGSRVFMYYFDNPGGQIPSWLINWAAKNGVPNFLKDMAKACQAYLKKT
- the LOC114503258 gene encoding phosphatidylcholine transfer protein isoform X1, whose protein sequence is MDPATAGGFSQEQFREACAELQQPALAGADWQLLVETSGISIYRLLDQQTGLYEYKVFGVLEDCPPAVITDVYMDLDYRKQWDQYVKELYEKECGGQTVVYWEVKYPFPMSNRDYVYIRQQQELDVGGRKIYVVLAQSVSVPQFAERPGVIRVKRYKQSLAIESDGKKGSRVFMYYFDNPGGQIPSWLINWAAKNGVPNFLKDMAKACQAYLKKT
- the LOC114503258 gene encoding phosphatidylcholine transfer protein isoform X3 — encoded protein: MDPATAGGFSQEQFREACAELQQPALAGADWQLLVETSGISIYRLLDQQTGLYEYKVFGVLEDCPPAVITDVYMDLDYRKQWDQYVKELYEKECGGQTVVYWEVKYPFPMSNRDYVYIRQQQELDVGGRKIYVVLAQSVSVPQFAERPGVIRVKRYKQSLAIESDGKKGSREWSS